Proteins encoded in a region of the Bacteroidales bacterium genome:
- the porQ gene encoding type IX secretion system protein PorQ → MNRFGYIIFAGAFLLTGEISGQIGGTSTWNFLNLTSSARIGALGGKNVALADGDLNLAYFNPSLLTEDMHNNLALNYATLFSGVSYGYVAYARTIPKTGTFAGGIHYINYGTFSAADETGQITGQFRAAEYALYLTYSRTFDTCWNAGITIKPVYSSLERYQAFGLAADLGASYTSPNRLFTAGLVFRNMGLQFKGYYTQSKEPLPFEILAGVAQKLQYAPFRFLITAQQLQRFDLTYKNPDDPSDIDPITGKPVKKNRTEELADQFMRHIILGVEFVPSRSFYFRLGYNYQRRKEMMIDTRPGTVGFSWGFGLRINKFNISYGRAAWHLAGGTNFFSLSTNFSEFGFLDKSINQ, encoded by the coding sequence TTGAACCGATTCGGCTACATAATCTTTGCGGGCGCTTTTCTGCTGACCGGAGAAATCTCAGGCCAGATTGGAGGAACTTCCACATGGAATTTTCTGAATCTTACCAGCTCAGCGCGAATTGGTGCTCTCGGAGGGAAAAATGTGGCGCTGGCTGATGGGGATCTCAACCTGGCATATTTCAATCCTTCCCTCCTTACGGAAGACATGCACAATAACCTGGCCCTCAATTATGCCACGCTCTTTTCCGGTGTCAGTTACGGATACGTTGCTTATGCCAGAACCATTCCAAAAACCGGCACATTCGCCGGAGGAATTCATTATATTAACTATGGAACATTTTCAGCTGCCGATGAAACAGGACAAATAACAGGCCAGTTCAGGGCTGCAGAATATGCACTTTATCTCACGTATTCACGGACATTTGATACATGCTGGAATGCCGGTATTACTATCAAGCCGGTGTATTCATCGCTCGAACGGTATCAGGCGTTCGGACTGGCCGCTGATCTTGGGGCATCCTATACCTCCCCGAACCGTCTGTTTACGGCCGGATTAGTTTTTCGTAACATGGGACTGCAGTTCAAAGGATACTATACGCAGTCGAAAGAACCGCTTCCATTTGAAATCCTGGCGGGAGTAGCCCAGAAACTGCAATATGCTCCTTTCCGTTTCCTCATTACCGCCCAGCAGCTTCAACGCTTTGACCTTACCTATAAAAACCCGGATGATCCGTCCGATATTGACCCCATAACCGGCAAGCCCGTAAAAAAGAACCGGACGGAAGAACTGGCCGATCAGTTCATGCGCCATATAATACTTGGTGTGGAATTTGTCCCTTCCCGCAGTTTTTACTTTCGTCTTGGTTACAACTACCAGAGAAGAAAAGAAATGATGATTGACACACGTCCGGGCACCGTTGGATTCTCATGGGGCTTCGGGCTTCGTATCAACAAATTCAATATTAGTTACGGACGGGCAGCCTGGCATCTGGCCGGCGGCACCAATTTCTTTTCCCTCAGTACCAATTTCTCCGAATTTGGCTTCCTCGACAAATCAATCAATCAGTAA
- a CDS encoding (d)CMP kinase — MQSIPDHLIIAVDGHSSCGKSTFAKAIAKRLGYRYIDSGAMYRAVTLFCLRKHLFHGENPDMENLLRLLPEIEISFEYSPARQENEIVLNGEFVEEAIREPEVAGKVSIISKIPEVRLRLVEIQRKLGEKGGIVMDGRDIGTVVFPQADIKIFLTASPEIRAQRRFKELREKGIDISFKEVLENILERDRIDSTRSVSPLKKAPDALLLDNSHMTVEQQMEWFEKVLHERFGR, encoded by the coding sequence ATGCAATCCATCCCCGATCATCTTATTATAGCCGTTGACGGACATTCCTCCTGCGGTAAAAGCACTTTTGCCAAAGCTATTGCAAAACGGCTCGGATACAGATATATTGACAGCGGGGCAATGTACAGGGCCGTCACTCTGTTCTGTTTACGAAAACATCTTTTTCACGGCGAAAATCCTGATATGGAAAATCTGCTCCGGCTGCTTCCTGAAATCGAAATTTCATTTGAATACAGTCCCGCACGGCAAGAGAACGAAATTGTGCTCAACGGCGAGTTTGTCGAAGAAGCGATACGTGAGCCTGAAGTAGCCGGAAAAGTGAGCATCATCAGCAAAATTCCCGAAGTTCGATTACGGCTGGTGGAAATACAGAGGAAGCTGGGAGAAAAAGGCGGCATTGTAATGGACGGACGGGATATAGGTACGGTTGTATTTCCTCAGGCTGACATAAAAATTTTCCTCACCGCCTCACCGGAGATACGAGCTCAGCGACGCTTCAAAGAACTCCGGGAAAAAGGAATCGATATCAGCTTTAAGGAAGTTCTGGAAAACATTCTCGAACGCGACAGGATTGATTCAACCCGGTCGGTTAGTCCCCTGAAAAAAGCTCCCGATGCACTCCTGCTCGACAATTCGCATATGACTGTGGAACAACAAATGGAATGGTTTGAAAAGGTGTTGCATGAACGGTTCGGAAGGTAA
- the pfkA gene encoding 6-phosphofructokinase, with the protein MREVKKIGVLTSGGDAPGMNAAIRAVTRAALHHNIEVYGIMRGYEGLISGEIKKMCSSDVSGIIQKGGTILQTARSVAFRTPEGRVQARENLKKFDIDSLIVIGGDGSFAGASIFSREHNFPVIGIPGTIDNDLYGTEYTIGYDTALNTVVEAVDKIKDTASSHNRIFFVEVMGREAGFLALMSGIACGAEAILIPEVPGQIDKLMNYLSLRGQQKKSSIILVAEGEDEGGAIAVSKKVQAAFPQFDIRVTILGHIQRGGSPTTHDRVTASRLGVAAVEALLDDQTSIMVGIDNDQIVHVPLSKTIKLHKTVDPQLLEVAEILIG; encoded by the coding sequence ATGAGAGAAGTGAAAAAAATCGGAGTGCTTACCTCAGGAGGGGATGCACCGGGAATGAATGCTGCTATCCGTGCCGTAACCCGTGCAGCACTGCACCATAACATTGAAGTGTATGGCATCATGCGGGGATACGAAGGGTTGATTAGCGGAGAAATCAAAAAGATGTGTTCCTCGGATGTGAGCGGAATTATTCAGAAAGGGGGAACTATCCTTCAGACCGCCAGATCAGTGGCATTCCGCACACCGGAAGGACGAGTACAGGCCAGGGAAAATCTGAAAAAATTTGACATCGACAGCCTGATTGTAATCGGCGGTGACGGATCATTTGCCGGAGCCAGCATTTTCTCCCGTGAGCACAATTTCCCTGTGATCGGAATACCCGGTACGATAGACAACGACCTGTACGGAACAGAATATACCATCGGGTATGATACTGCACTGAATACCGTAGTGGAAGCCGTTGACAAGATTAAAGATACTGCCAGTTCGCATAACCGTATTTTCTTTGTGGAAGTGATGGGCCGTGAAGCCGGCTTTCTTGCCCTCATGAGCGGCATTGCCTGCGGAGCAGAAGCTATCCTGATTCCCGAAGTTCCGGGACAAATTGACAAATTAATGAACTATCTTTCCTTGCGGGGCCAGCAAAAGAAATCCAGTATTATTCTGGTGGCCGAAGGGGAAGATGAAGGCGGAGCAATTGCCGTCTCCAAAAAAGTCCAGGCTGCATTCCCGCAGTTTGATATACGGGTGACCATTCTCGGACACATTCAGCGAGGCGGAAGTCCCACAACCCACGACCGTGTTACAGCCAGCAGGCTGGGTGTTGCTGCAGTGGAAGCCCTGCTCGATGACCAGACCAGCATTATGGTTGGTATTGATAACGATCAGATTGTGCATGTTCCTCTGAGTAAAACCATCAAGTTGCATAAAACCGTTGATCCCCAGCTTCTGGAAGTTGCCGAAATTCTGATTGGATAG
- a CDS encoding 4-hydroxy-3-methylbut-2-enyl diphosphate reductase, producing the protein MEITIDPDAGFCIGVTRAIRMAEEAAKKGPVATLGDIVHNPEEVQRLKNKGIGSVTHTDLPKMQGSVILLRAHGEPPSTYETAQLCDLNLIDATCPIVAGVQKKIKKAYKEALTVNGQIAIYGKPGHPETIGLKGQTGNTAIVISETADLDTIDYNRPLWLFAQTTMQPAKFSLIAGEIRKRFIQAGRNPDEMLRVSSTICRYVSGREAKIREFARRFDVIVFVSGANSSNGNYLYSCCKEENPRSYFVSHADELKKEWFAGASSAGISGATSTPQWLMEEVKNRMMELEK; encoded by the coding sequence ATGGAAATAACCATCGATCCGGATGCAGGCTTCTGCATCGGAGTTACACGGGCAATCCGGATGGCTGAAGAAGCGGCAAAGAAAGGTCCTGTTGCCACTCTGGGAGATATCGTCCACAACCCGGAAGAAGTACAGAGGCTGAAAAACAAAGGCATCGGCTCGGTAACCCACACCGATCTGCCAAAAATGCAGGGTAGCGTTATTCTGCTCCGGGCTCATGGCGAGCCACCTTCTACCTACGAAACAGCTCAGCTTTGCGATCTGAACCTTATCGATGCTACCTGTCCGATTGTTGCCGGCGTTCAGAAAAAAATCAAAAAGGCCTATAAAGAAGCTCTCACCGTCAACGGACAAATCGCCATATACGGAAAGCCTGGTCATCCCGAAACTATTGGTCTTAAAGGACAAACTGGAAATACAGCAATCGTCATTTCTGAAACGGCTGATCTGGATACAATTGATTACAACCGGCCGCTCTGGCTTTTTGCCCAGACCACCATGCAGCCGGCAAAATTCAGCCTGATAGCCGGCGAAATCAGAAAAAGATTCATCCAGGCTGGCCGGAACCCTGACGAAATGCTCCGGGTATCCAGTACAATTTGCCGCTATGTTTCCGGAAGGGAAGCAAAAATCAGAGAATTTGCGCGAAGGTTTGATGTAATTGTCTTCGTTAGCGGAGCAAACAGCTCAAACGGAAATTACCTCTATTCCTGCTGTAAGGAAGAAAATCCGAGGAGCTATTTTGTTTCACACGCTGATGAACTGAAAAAAGAATGGTTTGCCGGTGCATCTTCTGCCGGAATCAGCGGTGCTACCTCAACACCCCAATGGCTTATGGAAGAAGTAAAAAACCGCATGATGGAGCTGGAAAAATAA